One Nocardiopsis gilva YIM 90087 genomic window, GATCCCGCCCATCACGCCCAGGTTCGCGCTGTTCATCGCCAGGACGTAGAGCACGGGCAGGCCGAGGAAGGCACCGAAGACGATGGCCTGGGCCGCGACCCAGGCGTTGTTGGTCCACACCTGGGCGGCGAAGGACGCGCCGGGGCTTTCGACGTAGTAGTTGGCGAACTCGTGCTCGACGATCTGGCGGATGTAGTCGGGCGGACCGAGCGCTGCCATCACCCGGGGGTCGTTGATCACCCACACGGCGAGGACGGTGGCGAAGGCGAGCGAGCCGACGGTCGACCAGATCCACCACCAGCGCAGCCGGTAGACGACCGCGGGGAAGGTGCGGGTGAAGAACCGGGTGAAGTCGCGCCAGGCGGGGGTGTGCGCGCCGGTGACCGCGGAGCGTGCCCGCGCGACGAGGCCGGAGAGCCACCCGACCAGGGCCGGGTCCTCTCCCGCGGAGCGGACGACGGACAGGTGCGTGCTGGCCTTCTGATACAGCTCGACGAGTTCGTCGACCTCGGGGCCGGTCAGCTTCCGGCGCCTGCGGACGAGGCGCTCCAAGCGTTCCCAGTCGGATCGGTGCGCGGCGGCGAAGACGTCGAGTTCCACGCCTGGACTCTACCTATTTCTCCCACTCCACCGGAGATCGGACGGCCGGGGGCGGGGGCCGCGGAGGGCCGCTCGACCGGCGTGCCGCACTCCCCGGGTGCTGCCAGACTGGGAGGAGAACGGACACATGCACACCTACGACCAGGAAGAGGCAACGGTGGCGTATCCGGGCGGTGGAGCTACATACGGGCAGACCTCCCTGGTCACCGGGGACGCGGTCGTGCTCGAC contains:
- a CDS encoding stage II sporulation protein M, with protein sequence MELDVFAAAHRSDWERLERLVRRRRKLTGPEVDELVELYQKASTHLSVVRSAGEDPALVGWLSGLVARARSAVTGAHTPAWRDFTRFFTRTFPAVVYRLRWWWIWSTVGSLAFATVLAVWVINDPRVMAALGPPDYIRQIVEHEFANYYVESPGASFAAQVWTNNAWVAAQAIVFGAFLGLPVLYVLAMNSANLGVMGGIMFAHGKGDIFLGLILPHGLLELTAVFVAAGVGLKLGWTVISPGHRPRLRALGEEARPAIAVALGLIVVLFISGLIEGLVTGWVHTTWLRIGIGVVAEVLFLAYVFTLGRKAYLEGETGDIEERPAAVPVAG